One window from the genome of Vicugna pacos chromosome 21, VicPac4, whole genome shotgun sequence encodes:
- the SPATA2L gene encoding spermatogenesis-associated protein 2-like protein isoform X1 → MGRLGWRSRMGSSSLSEDYRLCLERELRRGRAGVCGDPSLRAVLWQILVEDFDLHGALQDDALALLTDGLWGRADLAPALRGLARAFELLELAAVHLYLLPWRKEFTTIKTFSGGYVHVLKGALSEDLLIQSFQKMGYVRGDNHRLMVATPPPACQLVQVALGCFALRLECEILSEVLAQLGTSVLPAEELLQARRASADVASCVARLQQRLAQEEEPPPLPPRGSPTVYRAQLDLYLDPQEDQGSEEAILYGGPSPGLDSPSSELAYRPLFWEQSAKLWGAGSEAWEPAEASSPPYGPLEELEPEAFSFLSLRQELLSQPRDAMTPESPRSPEQAGPPRVHRPVPEPPGYQAHSCLAPGTLPILCCDTCHQLHAAHCPALPACRPGHVLRVLRGDTQRRLWLQRAQVETLLYEGPGAQP, encoded by the exons ATGGGGAGACTCGGCTGGCGCAGCAG GATGGGCAGCAGCTCGCTGTCCGAGGACTACCGCCTGTGCCTGGAGCGAGAACTGCGGCGCGGCCGCGCGGGCGTGTGCGGGGACCCATCACTGCGCGCCGTGCTCTGGCAGATCCTGGTGGAAGACTTCGACTTGCACGGGGCGCTGCAGGATGACGCGCTGGCGCTGCTCACCGATGGCCTGTGGGGCCGCGCTGACCTGGCCCCCGCGCTGCGCGGCCTGGCCCGCGCCTTTGAGCTGCTGGAGTTGGCCGCAGTCCACCTGTATCTGCTGCCCTGGAGGAAGGAGTTCACCACCATCAAG ACCTTCTCAGGGGGCTATGTGCACGTGCTGAAGGGTGCACTCTCGGAGGACCTCCTCATCCAGAGCTTCCAGAAGATGGGCTACGTGCGTGGGGACAACCACCGCCTCATGGTGGCCACCCCGCCCCCCGCCTGCCAGCTGGTACAAGTGGCCCTGGGCTGCTTCGCCCTGAGGCTGGAATGCGAGATCCTCAGTGAGGTGCTGGCGCAGCTGGGCACCAGCGTGCTTCCGGCTGAGGAACTGCTGCAGGCTCGGCGGGCCAGTGCGGACGTGGCCTCCTGTGTGGCTAGGCTGCAGCAGCGACTGGCCCAGGAGGAGGAGCCGCCGCCCCTGCCCCCCCGAGGCTCCCCGACTGTGTACCGGGCCCAGCTGGACCTGTACCTGGACCCGCAGGAAGACCAGGGCTCGGAGGAGGCCATCCTGTATGGGGGGCCCTCACCAGGCCTGGACTCACCCAGCTCAGAGCTGGCCTACCGGCCTCTGTTCTGGGAGCAGAGCGCCAAACTCTGGGGGGCAGGGAGCGAGGCCTGGGAGCCAGCAGAGGCCAGCAGCCCGCCCTATGGGCCCTTGGAGGAGCTGGAGCCTGaggccttctccttcctctcactGCGCCAAGAGCTGCTGAGTCAGCCCAGAGACGCAATGACTCCAGAGAGCCCCAGGAGCCCTGAGCAGGCCGGCCCCCCACGTGTGCACAGGCCTGTCCCCGAGCCCCCAGGCTACCAGGCTCACAGCTGCCTAGCCCCTGGCACCCTGCCCATCCTCTGCTGTGACACGTGCCATCAGCTGCATGCTGCCCACtgtcctgccctgcctgcctgccgcCCAGGCCATGTGCTGCGTGTACTACGTGGGGACACCCAGCGGCGCCTGTGGCTGCAGCGAGCACAGGTGGAAACCCTGCTCTACGAGGGccctggggcccagccatag
- the SPATA2L gene encoding spermatogenesis-associated protein 2-like protein isoform X2, translating to MNRMGSSSLSEDYRLCLERELRRGRAGVCGDPSLRAVLWQILVEDFDLHGALQDDALALLTDGLWGRADLAPALRGLARAFELLELAAVHLYLLPWRKEFTTIKTFSGGYVHVLKGALSEDLLIQSFQKMGYVRGDNHRLMVATPPPACQLVQVALGCFALRLECEILSEVLAQLGTSVLPAEELLQARRASADVASCVARLQQRLAQEEEPPPLPPRGSPTVYRAQLDLYLDPQEDQGSEEAILYGGPSPGLDSPSSELAYRPLFWEQSAKLWGAGSEAWEPAEASSPPYGPLEELEPEAFSFLSLRQELLSQPRDAMTPESPRSPEQAGPPRVHRPVPEPPGYQAHSCLAPGTLPILCCDTCHQLHAAHCPALPACRPGHVLRVLRGDTQRRLWLQRAQVETLLYEGPGAQP from the exons ATGAATAG GATGGGCAGCAGCTCGCTGTCCGAGGACTACCGCCTGTGCCTGGAGCGAGAACTGCGGCGCGGCCGCGCGGGCGTGTGCGGGGACCCATCACTGCGCGCCGTGCTCTGGCAGATCCTGGTGGAAGACTTCGACTTGCACGGGGCGCTGCAGGATGACGCGCTGGCGCTGCTCACCGATGGCCTGTGGGGCCGCGCTGACCTGGCCCCCGCGCTGCGCGGCCTGGCCCGCGCCTTTGAGCTGCTGGAGTTGGCCGCAGTCCACCTGTATCTGCTGCCCTGGAGGAAGGAGTTCACCACCATCAAG ACCTTCTCAGGGGGCTATGTGCACGTGCTGAAGGGTGCACTCTCGGAGGACCTCCTCATCCAGAGCTTCCAGAAGATGGGCTACGTGCGTGGGGACAACCACCGCCTCATGGTGGCCACCCCGCCCCCCGCCTGCCAGCTGGTACAAGTGGCCCTGGGCTGCTTCGCCCTGAGGCTGGAATGCGAGATCCTCAGTGAGGTGCTGGCGCAGCTGGGCACCAGCGTGCTTCCGGCTGAGGAACTGCTGCAGGCTCGGCGGGCCAGTGCGGACGTGGCCTCCTGTGTGGCTAGGCTGCAGCAGCGACTGGCCCAGGAGGAGGAGCCGCCGCCCCTGCCCCCCCGAGGCTCCCCGACTGTGTACCGGGCCCAGCTGGACCTGTACCTGGACCCGCAGGAAGACCAGGGCTCGGAGGAGGCCATCCTGTATGGGGGGCCCTCACCAGGCCTGGACTCACCCAGCTCAGAGCTGGCCTACCGGCCTCTGTTCTGGGAGCAGAGCGCCAAACTCTGGGGGGCAGGGAGCGAGGCCTGGGAGCCAGCAGAGGCCAGCAGCCCGCCCTATGGGCCCTTGGAGGAGCTGGAGCCTGaggccttctccttcctctcactGCGCCAAGAGCTGCTGAGTCAGCCCAGAGACGCAATGACTCCAGAGAGCCCCAGGAGCCCTGAGCAGGCCGGCCCCCCACGTGTGCACAGGCCTGTCCCCGAGCCCCCAGGCTACCAGGCTCACAGCTGCCTAGCCCCTGGCACCCTGCCCATCCTCTGCTGTGACACGTGCCATCAGCTGCATGCTGCCCACtgtcctgccctgcctgcctgccgcCCAGGCCATGTGCTGCGTGTACTACGTGGGGACACCCAGCGGCGCCTGTGGCTGCAGCGAGCACAGGTGGAAACCCTGCTCTACGAGGGccctggggcccagccatag
- the SPATA2L gene encoding spermatogenesis-associated protein 2-like protein isoform X3 codes for MGSSSLSEDYRLCLERELRRGRAGVCGDPSLRAVLWQILVEDFDLHGALQDDALALLTDGLWGRADLAPALRGLARAFELLELAAVHLYLLPWRKEFTTIKTFSGGYVHVLKGALSEDLLIQSFQKMGYVRGDNHRLMVATPPPACQLVQVALGCFALRLECEILSEVLAQLGTSVLPAEELLQARRASADVASCVARLQQRLAQEEEPPPLPPRGSPTVYRAQLDLYLDPQEDQGSEEAILYGGPSPGLDSPSSELAYRPLFWEQSAKLWGAGSEAWEPAEASSPPYGPLEELEPEAFSFLSLRQELLSQPRDAMTPESPRSPEQAGPPRVHRPVPEPPGYQAHSCLAPGTLPILCCDTCHQLHAAHCPALPACRPGHVLRVLRGDTQRRLWLQRAQVETLLYEGPGAQP; via the exons ATGGGCAGCAGCTCGCTGTCCGAGGACTACCGCCTGTGCCTGGAGCGAGAACTGCGGCGCGGCCGCGCGGGCGTGTGCGGGGACCCATCACTGCGCGCCGTGCTCTGGCAGATCCTGGTGGAAGACTTCGACTTGCACGGGGCGCTGCAGGATGACGCGCTGGCGCTGCTCACCGATGGCCTGTGGGGCCGCGCTGACCTGGCCCCCGCGCTGCGCGGCCTGGCCCGCGCCTTTGAGCTGCTGGAGTTGGCCGCAGTCCACCTGTATCTGCTGCCCTGGAGGAAGGAGTTCACCACCATCAAG ACCTTCTCAGGGGGCTATGTGCACGTGCTGAAGGGTGCACTCTCGGAGGACCTCCTCATCCAGAGCTTCCAGAAGATGGGCTACGTGCGTGGGGACAACCACCGCCTCATGGTGGCCACCCCGCCCCCCGCCTGCCAGCTGGTACAAGTGGCCCTGGGCTGCTTCGCCCTGAGGCTGGAATGCGAGATCCTCAGTGAGGTGCTGGCGCAGCTGGGCACCAGCGTGCTTCCGGCTGAGGAACTGCTGCAGGCTCGGCGGGCCAGTGCGGACGTGGCCTCCTGTGTGGCTAGGCTGCAGCAGCGACTGGCCCAGGAGGAGGAGCCGCCGCCCCTGCCCCCCCGAGGCTCCCCGACTGTGTACCGGGCCCAGCTGGACCTGTACCTGGACCCGCAGGAAGACCAGGGCTCGGAGGAGGCCATCCTGTATGGGGGGCCCTCACCAGGCCTGGACTCACCCAGCTCAGAGCTGGCCTACCGGCCTCTGTTCTGGGAGCAGAGCGCCAAACTCTGGGGGGCAGGGAGCGAGGCCTGGGAGCCAGCAGAGGCCAGCAGCCCGCCCTATGGGCCCTTGGAGGAGCTGGAGCCTGaggccttctccttcctctcactGCGCCAAGAGCTGCTGAGTCAGCCCAGAGACGCAATGACTCCAGAGAGCCCCAGGAGCCCTGAGCAGGCCGGCCCCCCACGTGTGCACAGGCCTGTCCCCGAGCCCCCAGGCTACCAGGCTCACAGCTGCCTAGCCCCTGGCACCCTGCCCATCCTCTGCTGTGACACGTGCCATCAGCTGCATGCTGCCCACtgtcctgccctgcctgcctgccgcCCAGGCCATGTGCTGCGTGTACTACGTGGGGACACCCAGCGGCGCCTGTGGCTGCAGCGAGCACAGGTGGAAACCCTGCTCTACGAGGGccctggggcccagccatag